The Cucumis melo cultivar AY chromosome 6, USDA_Cmelo_AY_1.0, whole genome shotgun sequence genome includes a region encoding these proteins:
- the LOC103483252 gene encoding probable serine/threonine-protein kinase At1g01540: MSVYDAAFVNTELSKPTSIFGLRLWVVIGIFVGALIVLALFLLSLCLTSRKRNRHKNQIGFPKSTTHHSPPAVSKEIQEIVHHAVPDHHHHVQPEIHVEIGKLEHRVVFSDRPSSGESRGTVSETASFGSGTVGPEVSHLGWGRWYTLRELEAATNGLCEENVIGEGGYGIVYLGILGDGTRIAIKNLLNNRGQAEREFKVEVEAIGRVRHKNLVRLLGYCVEGAYRMLVYEYVNNGNLDQWLHGDVGDVSPLTWDIRVNIILGTAKGLAYLHEGLEPKVVHRDVKSSNILLDRQWNAKVSDFGLAKLLCSERSYVTTRVMGTFGYVAPEYACTGMLNEKSDVYSFGILIMEIISGRSPVDYSRPQGEVNLVDWLKAMVGDRKSEEVVDPKLREKPPSKALKRVLLVALRCVDPDATKRPKMGHVIHMLEADNLLSHDDHRVGKDSTHSIQSHQHENRAVSRRVNNQKDEGASSNISEGDSDGNLQHPSRWR; this comes from the exons atgtcAGTTTATGATGCTGCATTCGTGAACACGGAGCTCTCTAAACCCACTTCGATTTTCGGCCTTCGTCTTTGGGTTGTTATCGGAATCTTTGTTGGAGCTCTAATAGTTCTCGCACTCTTTCTTCTTTCGCTTTGCCTCACTTCTCGCAAGCGGAACCGTCACAAGAATCAAATCGGTTTTCCTAAGTCCACAACTCACCATTCTCCTCCTGCTGTTTCGAAAGAGATCCAGGAGATTGTGCACCATGCCGTGCCGGATCATCACCACCATGTTCAGCCGGAAATTCATGTCGAGATCGGGAAATTGGAGCATCGAGTTGTTTTTTCTGATAGACCTTCTAGTGGTGAGAGTAGAGGTACTGTGAGTGAAACTGCTTCTTTTGGATCTGGTACTGTTGGGCCTGAGGTTTCACACCTCGGTTGGGGAAGATGGTATACTCTGAGAGAGCTTGAGGCGGCCACTAATGGCTTGTGTGAAGAGAATGTGATTGGAGAAGGTGGATATGGAATCGTGTATTTAGGCATTTTAGGAGATGGTACCAGAATTGCTATCAAGAATCTCTTGAATAACCG GGGTCAAGCTGAAAGGGAATTCAAAGTGGAAGTGGAAGCAATTGGACGGGTAAGACACAAGAATCTTGTCAGGTTACTGGGATACTGCGTTGAGGGTGCATATAG aATGCTTGTTTATGAGTACGTTAACAATGGCAATTTAGACCAATGGCTTCATGGAGATGTTGGGGATGTGAGCCCTTTGACGTGGGACATTCGTGTTAACATCATACTTGGAACCGCAAAGGG ATTAGCTTATCTTCATGAGGGTCTTGAACCAAAGGTTGTGCACCGTGATGTAAAATCAAGCAATATACTGCTTGATCGTCAGTGGAATGCTAAAGTATCTGATTTTGGGCTGGCCAAGCTTCTCTGTTCTGAAAGAAGCTATGTGACAACTCGTGTAATGGGTACATTTGG ATATGTTGCACCCGAGTACGCCTGCACTGGAATGTTGAATGAAAAGAGTGATGTTTATAGCTTTGGAATTTTGATTATGGAGATAATTTCCGGGCGTAGTCCCGTTGATTACAGTAGACCTCAAGGAGAG GTAAATTTGGTGGATTGGTTGAAAGCTATGGTTGGAGACAGAAAATCTGAGGAAGTGGTTGATCCGAAGTTACGCGAGAAGCCACCTTCCAAAGCTCTCAAACGCGTTTTGCTGGTTGCTCTTCGTTGTGTCGACCCTGATGCCACGAAGAGGCCGAAAATGGGACATGTCATCCACATGCTTGAGGCAGATAATTTGTTATCTCATGAT GATCACCGGGTTGGCAAGGATTCTACGCATTCAATTCAAAGCCATCAACATGAAAACCGAGCCGTTTCAAGACGAGTTAACAACCAGAAAGATGAAGGAGCATCTTCTAATATAAGTGAAGGTGACAGTGATGGAAACCTTCAGCATCCAAGTAGGTGGAGATAA
- the LOC103483255 gene encoding protein BPS1, chloroplastic-like: protein MSKPQEPHRPFFPFGNPFRAISPKGAKVSSRLVFLLATFEDSLAERLKKLTPKSENDILSFSWMELAMKLLRETHNNVKTLIEELGFPVSEWDEKWLDEYLNISVKLLDICNDFSSELSQLNQGHLILRCALHNLESTSSNQSVRAPSSLDAWNQHISSRTSRVDSGSPILDGLKESLDLPKVKNSSKGKVLMHALYGVKVVTLFICSVFASSFSGSSEWLLPTNVPDSFRWASAFTELQKYVNMEIKKIYSSGRFTALRDVDAVNERVKKLHSMIQGNMDDCKEEFQNLIVELRREAENLTQGVDHLTKQVDEFFHIVLSGRDELLSNLRASETVFAQGMGGLCTRQL from the coding sequence ATGAGCAAACCACAAGAGCCGCACCGGCCTTTCTTTCCTTTTGGGAATCCTTTCCGCGCAATATCACCAAAGGGTGCAAAAGTGTCTTCTAgacttgtttttcttttagcTACTTTTGAGGATTCCTTGGCAGAGAGGCTGAAGAAGCTTACTCCAAAATCAGAGAATGACATACTCAGCTTCTCATGGATGGAATTAGCAATGAAGCTGCTGCGTGAAACTCACAATAACGTAAAAACCCTTATAGAAGAGCTTGGGTTCCCTGTGTCTGAGTGGGATGAGAAATGGCTAGATGAGTATCTGAATATCAGTGTGAAATTACTTGATATATGCAATGATTTTAGCTCTGAGCTCTCACAGTTGAATCAAGGCCATCTTATACTTCGTTGTGCCTTGCACAATCTGGAATCTACATCTTCCAACCAGTCTGTTCGTGCCCCTTCTTCACTAGATGCATGGAATCAACATATTAGTTCCAGAACCTCTAGAGTGGATAGCGGTTCTCCTATTTTGGACGGTCTCAAGGAATCACTTGATCTTCCTAAGGTTAAGAACTCATCCAAAGGCAAGGTTTTGATGCATGCGTTGTACGGAGTGAAGGTGGTGACTTTGTTTATTTGCAGTGTTTTTGCTTCTTCCTTCTCAGGTTCTTCCGAATGGTTGTTACCCACCAATGTTCCGGATTCATTCAGATGGGCAAGCGCTTTTACCGAACTACAGAAATATGTAAATATGGAgatcaaaaaaatttattctagTGGAAGGTTTACTGCATTGAGAGATGTTGATGCAGTTAATGAGAGAGTGAAAAAACTACATTCCATGATTCAAGGAAATATGGATGACTGCAAGGAAGAATTTCAGAATTTGATTGTAGAATTGAGGAGGGAGGCTGAAAATCTTACACAAGGTGTAGATCATCTGACAAAACAAGTCGATGAGTTTTTTCACATTGTTTTATCTGGACGTGATGAATTGCTTTCAAATCTTAGAGCAAGTGAAACAGTATTTGCTCAGGGAATGGGGGGGCTGTGTACTAGGCAACTGTGA